The Micromonospora siamensis genome contains the following window.
GGGACCGGACCGGTGAACGGCGAGCTGCCCACCACGTTGTACGCCCGGATCCGGTAGTGGTAGGTCACGCCGCGGGCCAGCCCGCTGTTGGTGAACCCCCGCCCGGTCACCGTGAAGGTGGCCAGTTCCCGGCTGAACGCCGGGTCGGCGGCCCGCTGCACGACGAACCCGGCGCCGGGCCCGGGCGGCAGACCGGACGCCCAGCTCAGCGTCACCGTCGCGGTGTCCGGGCCGGGCGTGCCGGCGGTCGCCGTCACCGAGGTCGGTACGCCGGGCACCGGTGGGGTGCAGACCGTGGCGACCGTCGACCACGGTGACGCGGCGCCCAGGTACGTGGTGCGTACCCGGTAGTAGTAGGTGGTGTCCGGGGCGGCGGTCGGGTCGAGGTGGTTGTCGCCCACCGGGATCGCGGTGGTGCCCGGCCCGCTGGTGAACGTCGGATTGGTGGCCCGCTGCACGTCGATGCCGGTGGCGAACGAGCGGTTCGACCAGCGCAACGCGACCCGCAGCGGCGCCGCCGCCGGGATCGCGGCGGTCAGTCCGGCCGGGGCGGTCAGCCGCACCGACGCCGGGACGCTGTTCGACCAGGCCGAGCAGCTCACCGCGTTCTCCGCGCGGATCCGGTAGTGGTAGGTGACGCCCGGGGTGACGGTGGCGTCGGTGTAGCGGGTCGCGGTGGCCGCCACCGTGATCGTGGTGACCCCGGTGGTGAACGCCGCGTCGGTGGCCCGCTGGAGCTGGTGGCTGGTGGCCACCGGTCGGCCCCCGTTGCCCGTCCAGGCCAGGGTGATGGCGGGCAGGGCGGTGGCCGAGCCCGGCGCCGGGGTGGCGGTGAGTCCGGTCGGCGCCCCGGGTGACACCCGCAGCACCAGCGGCCGGCTCATCCCCAGGTCGCGGTGGCCGCCGGACTGGCCCTGCCAGCGGTACTCCCAGCCCAGGTTGACCAGCTGGTTGGTGACCACCGCCGGTCGACCGTCCACCGGGCTGATCGGGGTGGAACCGGTGCGGGCGCCCGCCGGGCGGGTCGGGTCCAGCAGCCGTACGCTGTCGCCGATCTTGAACGGCAGGGTGGGCACCACCGGCCGCAGCGCCACCACCACGTCCTCGCGCGGGTTGACCCGCAGCGTCTCCTTCCAGCCCAGCTCCGCCGGCGCGGCCGGCCGGGTGGTGCCGTCCCAGCCGACCCGGTTGACCACCTGCACGTCGCAGCCGGCCAGGTGCACCACCTCGGTCTGCCGGCTGTTGCCGCTGATCCGCCAGAGCTGGGTGCCGTCGCCGGGGGCGCCCACGCCCACCGCCGGGTCCGCCACGAAGAGCACCTCGGTCGCCGGGTCCGTCGGGCCCAGCGGCAGGGTGGCCGGGGCCAGCGGGCCGGCGTACGGGTGGCCCACCCCGAGCCGCCCGGCCAGCCGGCCGTGACCCGGTTCGAAGACCTGCTCGACCGCCTTCACCGAAAGCGGCAGGGTCACCGGGCCGACCGCCCCGGTCGGGGTGAAGCTCACCGTGGTGGCGTGCGCCGTCACCACCGTCTCCCGGGCGGTCCGGCTCCCGAACGCCGCGTCGTACGCCGGCTGCGGCACGATCGGCGGGCGCTGGCTGGCCGCGTACGCCGCCGGCAGCCGCTCGGCGAGCCGGGTCAGGTCGTACGGCTGACCGGGCGGACCGTCGGCGACCCGGAACTGGAGCAGGGTGCGGGTGTTCGGGCCGTACCCGGGGCGGGTGCCGGGGGAGCCCCCGACGGCGGTCCGGTCCGGGGCGCCGGTGTGGTGGTCGTACCGGGGGTCGAAGCGGGGCAGCGGCGCGGGGCAGTCGTTGTGGAGGATCAGCGTGCTGCCCGGCGGCACGCCGGCGAAGTCGACCACCACGTCGGCCCGCTCGCCGGGGGAGAGCAGCAGGGCGTGCCCGTCGACGTTGAGCACCGTCGGGTCGGTCCGGTCGTACCGGTAGCCGACCGGGCGGCTGGTCACCACCACGGGGGCCGGCAGCAGCCCGCACTCGTTGCCGATCTGCACCAGCGCCGGGCCGGCCGCCCGGGGATCGGGCACCCCCTCCTCCCGGCCGTCGGTGGGCCAGCCGGTGGGGCGGTCCGGCGCGCGGACCGCCTCGACCATCGGCACCTCGCCGGCGTCCGGGTCGGCGAGCCCGCCGTCCGGGTCCCACATCGGCCCGTCCGAGCGGGCCCGGTAGAGCGCGAGGTTGAGGCTGCGGTCCGGGCAGGCGTTGAGGATCCGGAACCGGTACGCCCGCGGCTGCACCGTCAGGTACGGGTAGGCCACCCCGTTCACCAGCGGGGTGTCCCCGTACGCCCCGGGCACCACCGACGGGTGCGGCAGGTCCGGGGCCAGCGGCGGTTCGTCCGGCTCGGCCACCGGGTCGTGGTACGGGTTCGGCACGGCGGCCGCGTCGTCGACCCGGCCGGCGGTGTCCGGGCCGGGTGGGGCGTCCCCGCCGGCTCGCCAGCCGGCGCCCGGTGTCGGGCCGGCGTCCGGCCGGCGCCCGCCCGACCACGGCCCGTACTCCCAGCGCCCGGTCGGGTTGGCGCCGCCGGCCCGCCACGGGTTCTGCCGTGGCTGGTAGACGTGCGGCCACCAGAGGCTGCCCTTGGCGCCCCACCGGTCCCGGTCCCAGGTCGGGTCCTGGGCGGCCAGCTGCGCGTCGTCCGGCACGAAGGTGACGTCCTGGATCACCAGCGGCACCTGCTCGGCCGGCAGCACCCCGTCATCGACCAGCCGTTGCTCCGCCGGGTCGGTGAGCAGGTAGAGGGCGAGCTGGCCGGCGTAGGTGGTGAGCCGGGACAGCCCCAGGGTGTTGTCGTGCAGCCACATCAGCCGGCCGCTCTGCTCGTTCGGCCAGTACAGGGTGGTGGCGCCCGCGCCGGGCGGCGGCATGTCCGGCACCGGGGTCAGTCCGGGCCCGACCGGGTACGGGGTGATCTCGCCGGCCGGGGTGACCCACTGGGTCGGGTTGCCGGCGCTGATCCAGCCGGTCTGCGCCCCGTACAGGTGGGGGGTGGCGCGGTTCTGCGGCAGCGGCGCCGGTCCGTCCAGCGGCCCACCGGCCGCGCCGTCCGCGGTCGGGTCCACCGGCAGGAAGAGTTCCCCCGCACGTCCGGTGGGGAGCCGGTTGATCAGCTTGACCCGGACCGGGCGGCCCCGCCGCGCCACGATCAGCGGCCCGGTCGGGCACGGCCGCGCCGGTGGGTGCACCGTGTTGTGTCCGGCGGGGTCGGTGCCCAGGTTCAACTGCCGGTAGCCGCGCAGCCGGGTGGCGGGCAGGTCGGTGTGCAGGCGGTGCGCGTACTCCTGGAGGGCGATCTCGTAGTAGTCGCAGCCGGGCCAGGTGATGGTGTCCGGCACGGCCACCGGCAGCCGGGCGCCGCTGGTGGTGTCGGCCGGGCCGTCGGGGTCCGGCGGCGGGGCCGGGACGGGCAGCGGGTCGACGAACTTGCGGATGCCGGTGCCGGGCCGCACCCCGCCGGCGCCGTCGGGCGCCGGCAGTGGGCTGAGCGCCCAGTTCGGCACCGGCCCGAACAGTCGGGGCACGGCCGCCGGGTCGAGGCTGGCCGGTGCGGGACCGTCGGGGGTGCGGGCGGTGGGCACGGTGGGCGTCTGCTGCTCGCCGGCCCGGAGCGCCTGGTCGGTGCGGCTGGGCCGGAGTCTGCGGAACAGGACCATGGCTCTCCCCGGGTACCGGGGCACGCCGGCCACCACCCCGACGTGGCGGACGCGTCGTGCTGCTGACGATCGGTGAGCACTCAAGCGCAGCATGCGGGGTGGACGGGCCGGGAGGGAACTACCCATTCGTCCGTATCTCGGGGAGATCTTGCCGGTTCGTGGAATTTCCACGCCCCTGACGGGGTCGGGCGGCCCGGGTTCAGGCCGCGCCGGCCGGCTGCGGCCCCGGCTGACAGACCGGGCACCAGTAGGTCACCCGCTCGCCGAGCTCCGCCTTGCGGATCGCCGTCCCGCAGCGTCGGCACGGCTGCGCCCGCCGGCCGTACACGTAGCTGGTGCCGCCCCGGTGCAGCGAGCCGGTGGTGCTCTGGGTCCACCGGCCCCGGTTCGCCGCCAGCAGCCGCTGCGCCAGGCTCACCGTGCCGGCCAGGTCCGGCACGTCACCCACCGGCGTCCACGGCGACAGCCCGCGCAGGAAGAGCACCTCGCACTTGTAGAGGTTGCCCACCCCGGCCAGGTTGCGCTGGTCCAGCAGCGCGTCGGCGATGGTGGCCCCCGGATGGCCGGCGAGCCGGCGGACCGCCTCCGCCGGGTCCCAGTCCGGGCCGAGCAGATCCGGCCCGAGGTGCCCGACCAGGGACTCCTCCTCGGCCGTCGGCACCAGCGCCAGCTCGTGCAGGTGGTAGCCGACCGCGACCGCGCCGGCGCTGCGCAGCACCACCCGGATCAGGTGCGCCGGCCGCGCCGTCCAGCGCTCACCCGGGGCGTACGCCCGCCAGGCGCCCTCCATCCGCAGGTGGGAGTGGAGCGTACGCAGGTCGCCGTCCCGGCCGGCGAGCCGCAGCAGCAGGTGCTTGCCCCGGCTGGCCGACTCGCGCACCGTCCAGCCCGTCAGGTCGGTGGTCGCCAGCTGCGGCACCCGGAAGTCGGAACCGGTCAGGGTGGCTCCGGCCAACGCGCGGTGCAGCACGCGGGCCGTGTTCCAGACGGTGTCACCTTCGGGCACCCACCCATCCTGCCTCGCGCCGGCGGCGCCGGCACGGACTCCCCGGGGCGCCGGTCAGGCGCGGGGCCGGGGCCGCTCGTCGGGGCGGGCCGGCCGGACCGCGTCCTGGTAGCGGGGGTGGCTGGCGCCGTAGACGGCGAAGTTGAGCCGGGCGTGGGTCAGGCTCAGGTCCCCGTTCGGGCCGCCCCGGACCACGTCGGCGTCGGTGTCGCCCTGCCCGTCGTCGGTCCAGAAACAGATCGGGCAGGTGCCGCCCCCGGTCAGCGACGCACAGCACGGACAGACGACGGGAACCTCGAGCTCACCCACCCGAGCAGCATTCCATACCGGACGCCCCCGGTCAGCGCCGGAAGCGAGGCCGTCCCAGGTGCTCAGTCGCCGGTGGGCGCCGTGACGGTGAGCACCTGACCGGGGCCGGCGGCCAGCAGGTCCACCGCCCGGCCGCCGTTGACCGCCACCGCCACCAGCCCGGCGGAGTCGGCGTACACCACCAGCCCGCCGGCGGGGGCGTCGCCGAAGGTGCGTCCGTGTGTCGCGTCCCGCCCGGCCACCCGTACGGTGCCGGGCAGGCCGGCCAGCCGGTCGGCGGGCGCGGCGAGCTGCACGTTGCCGAAGTGGTCCACGGTCAGCACCTCGGCGGCGAAACCGCCCGCCACCGGCCGGAGCGCCGGCTCCGGCAGCCGGACCAGGTCCGCCGGTGGCACCGGCGGACCGGCCTCGGCCAGCGGCGCGCCCGCCGCCAGCCGGGCCGCCACCGGGGCGAAGACGTCCCGGCCGTGGAAGGTGGAGGAGACCGCCGGCCCGCACCACGCCGGGTTGGTCAGCTCCACGGCGGCGGTGATCCCACCCAGCGCCCCGGCCGCGGCGACCAGCAGGCCGTTGTCCGGCCCGACCAGCATGCCGCCCGGGGTGGCCAGGGCCACGCCCCGGCGGGACGTGCCCACCCCGGGGTCCACCACGGCGACGTGCACCGCCACCGGCAGGTGCGGCACGGTCTGGGCCAGCACCGCCGCGCCCCGGCGCACGTCGGCCGGAGGCACCAGATGGGTCACGTCGATCACCCGGACGGCGGGCGCGATCCGGGCGATCACCCCGTGACAGGCGGCCACGAACCCGTCGGCCAGGCCGTAGTCGGTGGTGAGCGAGATCCATCCGGTGGGGGACATGCCCGAAGGCTAACCGGCCACCCGACCCGACCGGGGCGGTGTGGACGGTGCCGGGCGGTGCGCCCGGCCGGATCCGGGTGACCGACCGGCCGGTCGCGCCCGAACCTGGCTTCGGGAAGACTGCCAGGGTGACGAATCGCCTTCGCGTCCTCCCGCTCGCCGCCGCCCTGCTGACCACCCTCGCGCTCGCCGGCTGCGGTGACGACTCCGCAGCCGGGCCGGACGCCACCTGGGCCAACGGTTCGCCGAGCCCGAAGGCCGCGGCCAGCGCCCGGCCGGTGCCCGCGGCCAGCACGTCGAGCCGCCCGGCACCCGCCCCCTCCGTGCAGCGCACCACCGAACGCCGGCCCAGCAGCGAGCCCAAGGTGGTGCTCCCGCCCCGCCCGACCGACGCTCCCGCCGCCCGCAAGGTGGTGGACGCGTTCCGGGCCGCCGGGCTGCCCACGGCGAACGTCCGCAACAAGTCGGTCGACTGCGGACCCGACGGGCTCGGCCTCGGCTGCTCCGAGGTGGTCGCCACGGACGCCGTGACCGTGTACGTCTTCCCGGACAGGACCAGCGCCTCCGACATGGCCGACACCTGGGGTGCCGAGGCGTACCACAAGGGCGACGTGGTGTTGAACTACGTCGGCACCGGCACGGCCGCCGCGCAGCGCAAGAAGTACGACGCCGTCCTCGACAAGCTCGGCTGAGCGGGTCGCGGCCGCGCGGTCGGCCCGGGACCGCCGGGTCAGCCGCGCAGCCGCAGGCCCCGCGGGGTGGCCCGGAAACCGGCGGCGGTGAGCGCGTCACGCAACGGCGACGAGCCGACCGCCTCGCCGTCGGCCCGTTCCACCGACATCGCCCCCAGCGCCCCGGAGTGCACCGCGTCGGCGAGCGCCTTGCCGGCGGCGGCCAACGCGTCCGGGTCGTCGGTGAACGACAGCAGGGTCCGCCCGCCCCGCTCGACGTAGAGCGCCAGCTCGCCCTCGACCAGCACCACCAGCGCGCCCGCCTTGCGGCCGGCCCGGTGCCCGGTCGCCGGGGCGGCGCCGTCACCGGAGTCCACCACCCGCTCCGGCCAGGGCAGCGCCGCGCCGTACGGGTTGGCCGGGTCGGTGGCGGCCAGCACCAGGGTCGGGCCGCCCCGACCGCGGCCACGGTCCGTCGGGTCGGCCAGCGACCGCAGCCGGTCCACCGCGCCGGGAACGGCGAACTGGGCCGCGCCCAGCCCCTCGACGAAGTAGCCGCGGCGGGCCGCGCCCCGTTCCTCCAGTGCGGACAGCACCGGGTAGACCGCGGCGAAGCCGCCCACCACCTGCTCGGCCACCACCGCGCCCCGGGTGACCACGCCGTGTCGTTCCAGCAGCAGGTCGGCCAGCGCGGCGGCCCGCCGGGTCGGGTCCAGGTCCCGGTCCGGCAGGCGCGACCAGCGGCCCGCCACGGTGGGCGGGCCACCGCGGCTGGGCAGCGCCACCCGGCCGGGCCGGCGGTAGCGGGTGCGGGGCGCGGACGGGCGGGACCGGTGCGCGCCCCCGCCGCCGATCGCGGCGCGCAGCGGGGCCAGCGTGTCGTTGGTGAGGTGCCCGGCCCAGACCAGGTCCCAGATCGCCGCGGTCAGCGCCGGATCGTCGGTCGAGCCGACCCGGTCGGACAGCGAGCGGAAGAAGAGCGCCTGCCCGTCGGCGAGCGCCGCCAGCACCGCCTCGTGCAGCGGGGTGACGGCGAGGTCGGGGTCCGGCGGGGGGAGCAGCAGGGGCGCCGCGTCGGCGTACGCCAGGGTGACCCAGCCGTCGCCGCCGGAGATCGCCCCGGACCCGGCCCAGAGCACCTCGCCGCTGGCGCAGAGCTCGTCGAGTTGGGCGGGGGAGTAGTCGGCCACCCGGGCCGGCAGCACCAGGCGTTCCAGCGCGGACGCGGGCACCGACGCGCCCTGCAACTGCTCCACGGTGGCGGCGACCGCCTCGACGCCGCGCGCCGACGCCCCGACCTGCTGCCAGCGGGGCAGGAACGCGGCCAGCGCCTTCGGCGGGACCGGTTCGATCTCCCGGCGCAGCGCGGCGAGGGACCGCCGGCGCAGCAGCCGCAGCACCTCGGCGTCGCACCACTGGGTGCCGACGCTGTCCGGGGCGAACTCGCCGGAGACCACCCGCCCGGTGGCGGCGAGCCGCCGCAGCGCCTGCTCGACGACGAACACGCCGAGGCCGAAGCGGGCGGCGCAGGTGGCCGCGGCGAACGGGCCGTGGGTGCGGGCGTACCGGGCGACCAGGTCGCCGAGCGGGTCGGCCACCGGGGCGAGGTACGCCTCGGCCACCCCCACCGGCAGCGCCACGCCGAGCGCGTCGCGCAGCCGGCCGGCGTCCTCGACGCCCACCCAGCGTTCCTGCCCGGCGATCCGCACCCGCAGCGCCCGGCGGGCCGCCTCCAGCTCGGTCAGCCAGGCGACGGGCGCCCCCCGTTCGGCCAGTTCCGCCTCGGTGAGGTCACCGACGACCCGGAGCAGCTCCACCACGTCCTCGGCGTCGCGGGCGCGGCGCTGCTCGGTGCGCCAGCGCAGCTGCCGTTCGGTCTCGGCGAGCACCGCCGGGTCGAGCAGTTCGCGCAGGTCGACCCGGCCGAGCAGCTCGCCCAGCAGGGCGGAGTCCAGGGCCAGGGCGGCGGCCCGGCGCTCGGCCAACGGGGCGTCACCCTCGTAGAGGAAGGCGCCGACGTAGCCGAAGAGCAGCGAGCGGGCGAACGGCGACGGGCGTTCCGACTCCACTTCGACCAGGCGGACCTTGCGGCTGCCCAGGTCGCGCATCAGCCCGGCGAGCGCGGGCTGGTCGAAGACGTCCTGGAGGCATTCCCGGGCGGCCTCCAGGGTGACCGGGAAGTCGGCGTACTCGCGGGCCACGTCGAGCAGTTGGGCGGCGC
Protein-coding sequences here:
- a CDS encoding DNA-formamidopyrimidine glycosylase family protein; the encoded protein is MPEGDTVWNTARVLHRALAGATLTGSDFRVPQLATTDLTGWTVRESASRGKHLLLRLAGRDGDLRTLHSHLRMEGAWRAYAPGERWTARPAHLIRVVLRSAGAVAVGYHLHELALVPTAEEESLVGHLGPDLLGPDWDPAEAVRRLAGHPGATIADALLDQRNLAGVGNLYKCEVLFLRGLSPWTPVGDVPDLAGTVSLAQRLLAANRGRWTQSTTGSLHRGGTSYVYGRRAQPCRRCGTAIRKAELGERVTYWCPVCQPGPQPAGAA
- a CDS encoding CPCC family cysteine-rich protein produces the protein MGELEVPVVCPCCASLTGGGTCPICFWTDDGQGDTDADVVRGGPNGDLSLTHARLNFAVYGASHPRYQDAVRPARPDERPRPRA
- a CDS encoding SAM hydrolase/SAM-dependent halogenase family protein, whose product is MSPTGWISLTTDYGLADGFVAACHGVIARIAPAVRVIDVTHLVPPADVRRGAAVLAQTVPHLPVAVHVAVVDPGVGTSRRGVALATPGGMLVGPDNGLLVAAAGALGGITAAVELTNPAWCGPAVSSTFHGRDVFAPVAARLAAGAPLAEAGPPVPPADLVRLPEPALRPVAGGFAAEVLTVDHFGNVQLAAPADRLAGLPGTVRVAGRDATHGRTFGDAPAGGLVVYADSAGLVAVAVNGGRAVDLLAAGPGQVLTVTAPTGD